One window of Pectobacterium carotovorum genomic DNA carries:
- the galR gene encoding HTH-type transcriptional regulator GalR, protein MATIKDVARLSGVSVATVSRVINNSPKASTASREAVHKAMAELQYHPNANARALAHQSAETMGLVVADVSDPFFGTMVKSVEQIAQATGNFLLIGNGYHNAEQEKKAIEQLIRHRCSGLVVHAKMLSDEELAALMSHIPDMVLINRTLPGYENRCVALDDRYGSWLATRHLIQEGHQRIGFLCSNHQISDSADRLQGYMDALQEHGIARDERLIARASPDEVGGESAMMELLSRGGNMTAVVCYNDSMAAGALSVLSDNSISVPQDMSVIGFDDVLIARYLRPRLTTVHYPVSAMAIQAAELAIALSHGKQLSETTNMFSPTLVRRHSVSPPARKK, encoded by the coding sequence ATGGCCACAATAAAGGATGTTGCTCGTCTATCAGGTGTATCAGTCGCTACGGTTTCGCGCGTGATTAATAACTCGCCCAAAGCCAGTACTGCGTCAAGGGAAGCCGTACACAAGGCCATGGCGGAGCTGCAATATCATCCGAACGCCAATGCCAGAGCGCTCGCGCATCAAAGTGCAGAGACTATGGGGCTGGTTGTCGCGGATGTGTCCGATCCCTTTTTCGGAACGATGGTTAAATCTGTCGAACAAATTGCCCAGGCAACCGGCAACTTTCTGCTGATTGGTAACGGCTATCACAATGCCGAGCAGGAAAAGAAAGCCATTGAACAGTTAATTCGCCACCGCTGTTCCGGGCTAGTCGTGCATGCAAAGATGCTTTCAGATGAAGAACTGGCGGCACTGATGAGCCACATTCCTGATATGGTGCTCATCAACCGTACCTTACCCGGTTATGAAAACCGCTGCGTTGCACTCGACGATCGCTACGGCTCCTGGCTGGCAACGCGTCATTTAATTCAGGAAGGACATCAGCGGATCGGTTTTCTCTGCTCTAATCACCAAATTTCCGACTCCGCCGACCGCCTGCAAGGCTATATGGATGCGCTGCAAGAGCACGGCATCGCACGGGATGAACGCCTCATTGCCCGTGCCTCGCCAGACGAGGTGGGCGGCGAATCTGCCATGATGGAGCTGCTGAGCCGGGGCGGCAACATGACAGCAGTCGTGTGTTACAACGATTCCATGGCCGCAGGCGCGCTTTCTGTCCTGAGTGATAACAGCATCAGCGTACCGCAGGATATGTCGGTGATTGGGTTTGATGACGTATTGATCGCTCGCTACCTCCGCCCTCGCCTGACCACCGTGCACTATCCGGTTTCCGCCATGGCAATTCAGGCCGCAGAATTAGCCATCGCGCTATCTCACGGTAAACAACTCAGTGAAACCACGAACATGTTTAGCCCGACTCTGGTACGCCGCCATTCGGTGAGTCCCCCGGCCCGTAAGAAGTAG
- the galT gene encoding galactose-1-phosphate uridylyltransferase: MQFEPTEHPHRRFNPLKGEWILVSPHRAKRPWQGQQDEPDRATPPPYDPTCYLCAGNKRITGDINPHYQGTFVFTNDFSALMEDTPEAPSGDDELFRVQQARGVSRVICFSPDHSKSLPQLSLPALKAVIDTWSDQTEDLGKRYPWVQVFENKGTMMGCSNPHPHGQVWANDFLPNEVLREDEQQRAYFSRHGSPLLLDYVQREQANGSRIVVETEHWLAVVPYWASWPFETLVLPKFAVQRLPQLRDVQRDDLARLLKKLTSRYDNLFQCSFPYSMGWHGAPFKGDDIAHWQLHAHFYPPLLRSASVRKFMVGYEMLAEAQRDLTAEQAAECLRSVSDIHFREQI; encoded by the coding sequence ATGCAGTTTGAGCCGACTGAACATCCGCATCGCCGTTTTAACCCGCTGAAAGGCGAGTGGATTCTGGTTTCTCCGCATCGCGCCAAACGCCCCTGGCAAGGGCAGCAGGATGAACCGGATCGCGCCACGCCGCCGCCTTACGATCCGACCTGCTATCTGTGTGCGGGTAATAAACGTATTACTGGCGATATCAACCCGCACTATCAGGGCACCTTTGTTTTTACGAATGATTTTTCGGCTCTGATGGAAGACACGCCAGAGGCGCCGTCGGGCGACGACGAGCTTTTTCGCGTTCAGCAAGCCCGGGGCGTCAGCCGTGTGATCTGTTTTTCTCCCGATCACAGTAAAAGTCTGCCTCAGCTTTCATTACCGGCGCTGAAAGCGGTGATCGATACGTGGAGCGATCAGACTGAAGATCTAGGCAAGCGGTATCCGTGGGTTCAGGTGTTTGAGAACAAAGGGACGATGATGGGGTGTTCTAATCCCCATCCGCACGGTCAGGTTTGGGCTAACGATTTTCTGCCCAATGAGGTGCTACGTGAGGACGAACAGCAGCGAGCCTATTTCTCCCGTCACGGTTCGCCGTTACTGCTGGACTACGTTCAACGCGAGCAGGCTAATGGGTCGCGCATCGTGGTGGAAACGGAGCACTGGTTGGCGGTTGTCCCGTACTGGGCGTCGTGGCCGTTTGAAACGCTGGTACTGCCCAAGTTCGCTGTACAGCGGTTGCCACAGCTACGTGACGTTCAGCGTGACGATCTGGCGCGGCTCCTGAAAAAGCTGACCAGCCGTTACGACAACTTGTTCCAATGTTCATTCCCTTATTCGATGGGGTGGCATGGCGCGCCGTTCAAGGGTGATGACATCGCACACTGGCAGCTGCATGCCCATTTTTATCCCCCGTTATTACGTTCCGCCAGCGTACGCAAATTTATGGTCGGCTATGAAATGTTGGCTGAGGCACAGCGTGATCTGACGGCAGAGCAGGCCGCTGAATGTTTACGCAGCGTGAGTGATATCCATTTTCGTGAGCAAATTTGA
- the galK gene encoding galactokinase — protein MSRIDSLRQLTESVFVRLFGYAPHAAIQAPGRVNLIGEHTDYNDGFVLPCAIDYQTVVSAAVRQDGIVRVVAVDFDNQQDEFDLAKEIVPHPDYTWANYIRGTVKFLLARGLPLSGMDMVVSGNVPSGAGLSSSASLEVVIGQTFKELNNLDISQLDVALNGQQAENDFVGCSCGIMDQFISAQGRADQAMLIDCRSLEGRSVRMLDGVDVLIVNSNVRRGLVDSEYNTRRQQCEAAARHFNVKALRDVSLAQFEAGIEGLDPVAVRRARHVITENSRTLEAADALARQDAHRLFTLMAESHVSMRDDFEITVPPIDALVDLIQEYVGERGGVRMTGGGFGGCIVALIPSALTDEVKQVIEREYPARTGLQPSIYLCQASGGAGRVS, from the coding sequence ATGAGCCGTATTGATTCTCTACGTCAGTTAACCGAGTCTGTTTTTGTCCGATTATTTGGCTATGCGCCGCACGCGGCTATTCAGGCTCCCGGCCGGGTCAACCTGATTGGTGAGCACACCGACTATAACGATGGTTTTGTCTTGCCCTGTGCTATCGATTACCAGACGGTGGTCAGCGCGGCGGTACGTCAGGATGGCATTGTGCGGGTGGTCGCGGTGGACTTTGACAACCAGCAGGATGAATTCGATCTCGCCAAAGAGATCGTGCCTCACCCGGACTATACCTGGGCGAACTATATCCGTGGAACGGTGAAGTTTTTGCTGGCGCGTGGCTTACCGCTCAGCGGTATGGATATGGTAGTTTCCGGAAATGTGCCTTCTGGTGCAGGACTAAGTTCATCGGCCTCGTTGGAAGTCGTGATTGGGCAGACATTCAAAGAACTGAATAATCTGGACATCAGCCAGCTAGATGTGGCCTTGAACGGTCAGCAGGCGGAAAACGATTTTGTCGGCTGTAGCTGCGGCATTATGGATCAGTTTATTTCCGCTCAAGGACGCGCGGATCAGGCGATGTTGATCGACTGCCGTTCTCTGGAAGGGCGTTCTGTGCGTATGCTCGACGGCGTTGACGTGCTGATCGTGAATTCCAACGTGCGTCGTGGGCTGGTGGACAGCGAATACAACACACGTCGTCAGCAGTGTGAAGCTGCGGCGCGTCACTTTAACGTCAAGGCGCTGCGTGATGTTTCACTCGCACAGTTTGAAGCGGGAATCGAGGGACTGGATCCGGTAGCGGTACGCCGTGCGCGCCATGTTATTACCGAGAACAGCCGTACGCTGGAAGCGGCCGATGCGCTGGCGCGTCAGGATGCGCACCGCTTGTTTACGCTGATGGCGGAATCGCATGTTTCCATGCGCGACGACTTTGAAATTACCGTGCCGCCGATCGATGCGCTGGTGGATCTGATTCAAGAGTATGTGGGTGAGCGGGGCGGTGTGCGTATGACCGGCGGCGGTTTCGGTGGCTGCATCGTCGCCCTTATCCCCTCGGCGCTGACAGACGAGGTCAAACAGGTGATCGAACGTGAATATCCGGCGCGCACCGGCCTTCAGCCGTCCATCTATCTGTGTCAGGCATCCGGCGGTGCAGGGCGTGTGAGTTAA
- the mgtE gene encoding magnesium transporter, with amino-acid sequence MSSVKKLTDLRRRISLLLLENKELVEDIINRQPRVTAGDDATLGDNAALNNNIRLREKSILLDQTAEISELIIELHAADLADLLESLPQDERLALWRLIPIEKRGRVLIEASDSISDDLIGDMQDKEILRAVRILDVDEQAQLSRLVPRHLLGRILTSLEPKQRAQLRAAINYDEDCLGHMMDFKLITVRADVTLAAVQRYLRYRKKIPNSTDKLFVTDRKNTLIGELSLASILLHSPQTMVNDVMDDQPLRFQPEDKVEEAAGAFERYDLISSAVVDSKGKLMGRLTIEDILDVVNRESDSNLRRSGGLTPSEDVYAPVYKSFRNRWAWLAINLCTALIASRVIGLFEHTLSHLVALATLMPIVAGIGGNTGNQTITMIVRALALHQLEHGKKSYLLLKELGVALVNGVIWGTIMGVVTFLLYGNAAMGGVMMLAILLNLLLAALMGVAIPLVMMKLGRDPAIGSSVMITAITDTGGFFIFLGLATLFLLP; translated from the coding sequence ATGTCGAGTGTAAAAAAACTTACCGACCTCCGGCGCCGTATCTCCCTTCTGCTATTGGAAAATAAAGAACTGGTTGAAGACATTATCAACCGGCAACCGCGCGTTACAGCAGGCGATGACGCAACGTTGGGCGACAATGCTGCATTAAATAACAACATTAGGCTGCGCGAAAAAAGCATCCTGCTCGATCAGACCGCAGAAATCAGCGAGCTTATCATCGAGCTGCATGCCGCTGACCTTGCCGACCTGCTGGAATCCTTACCACAGGATGAACGGCTGGCGCTCTGGCGGCTTATTCCTATAGAGAAGCGCGGCCGCGTGTTGATTGAGGCCTCTGATAGCATTTCTGACGATCTGATCGGCGATATGCAGGACAAGGAAATCCTCAGGGCGGTTCGGATACTGGATGTTGATGAGCAGGCTCAGCTGTCTCGCCTCGTCCCCCGTCATCTGCTGGGCAGAATACTGACTTCGCTTGAGCCGAAGCAGCGCGCGCAGCTACGTGCCGCCATCAATTATGATGAAGACTGCCTCGGCCACATGATGGATTTCAAACTCATCACCGTGCGCGCTGATGTCACGCTCGCGGCCGTACAGCGCTATCTGCGCTACCGCAAAAAGATCCCCAATTCCACCGATAAGCTGTTTGTTACCGATCGCAAGAACACGCTGATCGGCGAGCTATCGCTGGCCAGCATTCTGCTCCACTCGCCTCAGACTATGGTCAATGACGTCATGGACGATCAGCCGTTGAGGTTTCAGCCTGAAGATAAAGTCGAAGAGGCCGCAGGGGCTTTTGAACGTTACGATTTAATTTCCAGCGCCGTGGTCGATAGCAAAGGGAAACTCATGGGACGCCTGACGATTGAGGATATCCTCGACGTCGTGAACCGGGAAAGCGACAGCAATCTGCGGCGTTCAGGGGGCTTAACGCCCTCTGAAGACGTCTACGCGCCCGTGTATAAATCGTTTCGCAATCGCTGGGCATGGCTGGCCATCAATCTTTGTACGGCGCTCATTGCCTCGCGGGTCATCGGCCTGTTCGAGCATACGCTGTCCCATTTGGTCGCGCTGGCGACGCTCATGCCGATTGTCGCCGGCATCGGCGGGAATACGGGCAACCAGACGATCACCATGATTGTGCGTGCTCTGGCGTTGCATCAGCTTGAACACGGCAAGAAATCGTACCTGCTGCTTAAAGAATTAGGCGTTGCGCTGGTCAACGGGGTGATATGGGGCACGATCATGGGCGTGGTGACCTTCCTGCTCTATGGTAATGCCGCGATGGGGGGCGTGATGATGCTGGCGATTCTGCTGAACCTGCTGCTCGCCGCGCTGATGGGCGTCGCTATCCCGTTAGTCATGATGAAACTCGGTCGCGATCCAGCCATCGGCTCCAGCGTAATGATTACGGCGATCACGGATACTGGCGGCTTCTTTATCTTCCTTGGGCTGGCAACGCTGTTCCTGCTGCCTTAA
- a CDS encoding MarR family transcriptional regulator encodes MAETMNDNAYKLDGQLCFALYSANLAMNKLYRRLLSELNLTYPQYLVMLVLWERDGLTVSELGERLYLDSATLTPLLKRLQSAGLVVRNRGTEDERQVLIGLTEAGRALQQQARAIPESVFCATECHLDQLQTIKKDLETLRKNLIGHL; translated from the coding sequence ATGGCAGAGACGATGAACGACAACGCTTACAAACTGGATGGACAGCTGTGCTTCGCACTGTATTCAGCCAATCTGGCGATGAATAAACTGTACCGTCGTTTGCTGTCTGAACTGAATCTGACCTATCCCCAATATCTGGTGATGCTGGTGCTGTGGGAGCGTGATGGTTTGACGGTGTCTGAGTTGGGCGAGCGTCTGTATCTCGATTCCGCTACGCTAACGCCGTTGCTCAAGCGGTTACAAAGCGCAGGCTTAGTGGTGCGTAATCGGGGAACGGAAGATGAGCGTCAGGTGCTGATCGGGTTAACCGAAGCAGGACGAGCACTTCAGCAACAGGCACGAGCGATTCCTGAAAGCGTGTTTTGCGCGACGGAATGTCATCTTGACCAGTTGCAGACGATCAAAAAAGATTTAGAGACGCTGCGTAAGAATCTGATTGGGCATCTTTGA
- a CDS encoding organic hydroperoxide resistance protein: protein MSIEKVLYVAHAQATGGRDGRAVSSDKAVDIKLTTPRELGGAGGEGTNPEQLFAAGYSACFLGAMKFVGAREKIAVPADTTVNGSVGIGAIPTGFGIEVELKISLPGLDRAVAEDLVQKAHIVCPYSNATRGNIDVTLTIV from the coding sequence ATGTCTATTGAAAAAGTATTATACGTTGCTCATGCTCAAGCTACCGGTGGTCGTGATGGTCGTGCGGTGTCTTCCGATAAAGCGGTTGATATTAAATTGACGACCCCACGTGAGCTGGGCGGCGCAGGCGGTGAAGGGACGAACCCAGAGCAGCTGTTCGCCGCGGGCTATTCTGCCTGTTTCCTGGGGGCGATGAAATTTGTCGGTGCGCGTGAGAAGATCGCCGTACCCGCTGACACCACGGTAAACGGTAGCGTAGGCATCGGTGCCATCCCAACAGGGTTTGGTATTGAAGTCGAATTGAAAATTTCCCTGCCAGGCTTGGATCGCGCCGTGGCTGAAGATTTAGTGCAGAAAGCCCATATCGTTTGCCCATACTCCAATGCAACGCGTGGCAACATCGACGTGACCCTGACTATCGTCTAA
- a CDS encoding DUF2633 family protein, producing MSTLTHKRRLSIRPRRSGSRIARAVLLISFIILLGRFAYSTITAFGHHQNKQQQHAEQLLLPTNVLVNQKE from the coding sequence ATGTCCACGCTTACCCACAAACGACGATTATCGATACGCCCACGACGAAGTGGCTCTCGGATCGCCCGTGCCGTTTTACTCATCAGCTTCATTATTCTTTTAGGCCGCTTTGCTTACTCCACCATCACCGCGTTTGGTCATCATCAAAACAAACAGCAGCAACATGCCGAACAATTACTGCTCCCTACCAACGTACTTGTCAATCAGAAAGAGTAG
- a CDS encoding YjfB family protein — protein MDVSQIASFTSDLSTMRTSSEASALMVKKSIDNQEAVVSGILKALPPLPANPAIGRNVNTTA, from the coding sequence ATGGATGTATCGCAGATTGCATCATTTACTAGCGACCTCAGTACTATGCGTACCAGCAGTGAGGCCAGTGCGCTTATGGTGAAAAAATCGATTGATAATCAAGAAGCTGTCGTCTCCGGTATTTTGAAGGCATTACCCCCTCTGCCAGCAAATCCGGCGATTGGGCGTAACGTCAATACCACGGCGTAA
- the ppx gene encoding exopolyphosphatase gives MPLTNNEKTEIKPQEFAAIDLGSNSFHMVIARVVNGALQVLGRLKQRVHLADGLDSKNILSEEAIQRGLSCLALFAERLQGFPAVNVSIVGTHALRQAANAQEFLRRAADIIPYPIEIISGHEEARLIFMGVEHTQPEKGRKLVIDIGGGSTELVIGEDFEPMLVESRRMGCVSFAQQFFPNGEISEANFKRARLAAAQKLETLSWEYRIYGWKFALGASGTIKATHEILVEMGEKDGLITPGRLEMLCTQILQFKHFKALSLPGLSEDRQSVLVPGLAILCGIFDALAIKELRLSDGALREGVLYEMEGRFRHQDIRIRTAQSLATHYNIDREQARRVRETTQQLYAQWAEQNPNLVHPQLEAILNWASMLHEVGLGINHSGMHRHSAYILQNTNLPGFNQEQQLVLSLIVRLHRKAIKLEELPRLNLFKKKQYLPMMQLLRLATLLNNQRQATTTPESLRLHTDDNYWTLTFPRDFFTNNTLVQLDLEREQEYWQDVTGWKLIIEEEKA, from the coding sequence ATGCCGTTAACGAACAATGAAAAAACCGAGATAAAGCCGCAAGAGTTCGCAGCTATCGACCTAGGCTCCAATAGTTTTCACATGGTGATCGCACGCGTGGTAAACGGTGCGCTTCAGGTATTGGGGCGTTTAAAACAGCGGGTGCATCTGGCCGACGGGCTGGACAGCAAAAACATACTCAGCGAAGAAGCGATTCAACGCGGCCTGAGCTGTCTGGCGCTGTTTGCTGAACGCCTGCAGGGCTTCCCTGCGGTGAACGTCTCCATCGTCGGAACGCACGCGCTGCGTCAGGCAGCCAACGCGCAGGAATTTTTGCGCCGCGCGGCGGATATCATTCCCTATCCGATAGAGATCATTTCCGGCCATGAAGAAGCCCGCCTGATTTTTATGGGCGTAGAGCATACACAGCCAGAAAAAGGCCGCAAGCTGGTCATCGATATCGGCGGCGGTTCTACAGAGCTGGTTATCGGTGAGGATTTCGAGCCAATGCTGGTGGAAAGCCGTCGGATGGGGTGCGTCAGCTTCGCACAGCAGTTTTTCCCGAATGGTGAAATTAGCGAAGCCAACTTCAAGCGCGCCCGGCTGGCCGCAGCGCAAAAGCTGGAGACGCTGTCCTGGGAATACCGCATATACGGCTGGAAATTCGCCCTCGGTGCGTCAGGAACGATCAAGGCCACGCACGAAATTCTGGTAGAGATGGGTGAGAAAGATGGCCTAATTACTCCTGGGCGGCTGGAAATGCTATGCACGCAGATTTTGCAGTTTAAGCACTTCAAAGCGCTGAGTCTGCCGGGTCTGTCCGAAGATCGTCAGTCAGTGCTGGTGCCCGGTCTGGCTATTCTGTGCGGTATTTTCGATGCACTGGCGATCAAAGAACTACGCCTGTCCGATGGCGCATTGCGCGAAGGCGTACTGTACGAAATGGAAGGCCGATTCCGCCATCAGGATATTCGTATCCGCACCGCGCAGAGCCTGGCGACCCATTACAATATCGACCGCGAACAGGCACGACGCGTGCGGGAAACCACGCAGCAGCTTTATGCACAGTGGGCAGAGCAAAATCCTAATCTGGTGCATCCACAGCTTGAGGCTATTTTAAACTGGGCCTCCATGCTGCATGAGGTTGGATTGGGCATTAACCATAGTGGCATGCACCGTCATTCCGCTTACATTCTGCAAAATACCAATCTGCCCGGCTTCAATCAGGAACAGCAGCTTGTGCTGTCCCTAATCGTGCGATTGCACCGTAAAGCGATCAAACTGGAAGAGTTGCCGCGGTTGAATCTGTTCAAAAAGAAACAGTATTTGCCCATGATGCAACTCTTACGCCTTGCCACGCTGTTGAATAACCAGCGTCAGGCAACGACAACGCCGGAATCGTTACGGCTGCATACCGATGACAACTACTGGACGCTGACGTTCCCACGCGACTTCTTTACCAATAACACGCTGGTACAGCTGGATTTGGAACGGGAACAGGAATATTGGCAGGACGTCACTGGCTGGAAGCTGATAATTGAGGAAGAAAAAGCCTGA